The nucleotide sequence TCAGCATCGCAAAAAATGCCACCCGGCGTAACCGGTTCCCGTACCGGCTGTCCGAGTGAATGTCGCCACGGCCGGGCCCCGTAGCCTGGGGGCTGTGTCACGGATCGCATACTTCGGCCCCCGAGGGACCTTCACCGAACAGGCCGCGCGGGTGCTCGCCCCCGGCGAAGAACTGATCCCGGTCGAGACCATCAGGCAGGCGATGACGGCCGTCCGCGAGGGCGCGGCGGACGCCGCCTGCGTCCCCATCGAGAACTCCGTCGAAGGCGTGGTGCCCGCCACGCTCGACGCGCTCAGCGAGTCGGCGCCGCTGGTCGCCGTCGCCGAGACCATCCTGCCGATCCACTTCAGCGTGCTGACCCGGCCCGGGAACCCGGAGATCCGCACCGTCGCCAGCCACCCGCACGCGCTGGCCCAGGTCCGCGAGTGGCTCGACGCGAACCTGCCGGGCGCGAACGCGGTGGCGTCGTCGTCGACTTCCGCCGCCGCGGTCGGCGTGCTGGAGGGCGACTTCGACGCGGCGGTCTGCGCCCCGGTCGCGGTCGAGCACTACGCACTCGACGTGCTGGCCACCGAGGTCGCCGACGTCACCGACGCGGCCACGCGGTTCCTGCTGGTCCGCCGACCGGGCGAGCTGCCGGAGCCGACGGGCGCGGACCGCACGTCCGTGGTCGCCGCGGCCGCGAACCGCACCGGCACGCTCGCCGAACTGCTCACCGAGCTGGCCAGCCGGGGTATCAACCTGACCCGGCTCGACGCCCGGCCGACGCGCAGCAACTTCGGCGAGTACCGCTTCTTCATCGAC is from Amycolatopsis mediterranei and encodes:
- the pheA gene encoding prephenate dehydratase, with the translated sequence MSRIAYFGPRGTFTEQAARVLAPGEELIPVETIRQAMTAVREGAADAACVPIENSVEGVVPATLDALSESAPLVAVAETILPIHFSVLTRPGNPEIRTVASHPHALAQVREWLDANLPGANAVASSSTSAAAVGVLEGDFDAAVCAPVAVEHYALDVLATEVADVTDAATRFLLVRRPGELPEPTGADRTSVVAAAANRTGTLAELLTELASRGINLTRLDARPTRSNFGEYRFFIDFEGHVAEPRVLDALTALRRHCRNLRFLGSHPRADGVPTTIEPGFGNDDFLEAAAWADAVRKGAQA